Proteins encoded in a region of the Rutidosis leptorrhynchoides isolate AG116_Rl617_1_P2 chromosome 9, CSIRO_AGI_Rlap_v1, whole genome shotgun sequence genome:
- the LOC139869041 gene encoding CDPK-related kinase 4-like — protein sequence MGHCCSKGSTRKDDIKLKPANNNNNNNHDHQKPPSSPGDTPKYSFTGSPWQMPYPEGIGSTQSPAMTPRRMFKWPFPPPSPAKPIMSAIRKRRQSKKGTPATGKLPENEVKSKEKIVLDKNFGFQRNLRAKYELGKEVGKGHFGHTCRAKCKKGAMKNQAVAVKIISKAKMTTAISIEDVRREVKLLKSLSGHQHMVQFYDAFEDDHNVYIVMELCEGGELLDRILSRGGRYTEKDAKSIVMQILSVSAFTHLQGVVHRDLKPENFLFSTKDEDSPMKVIDFGLSDFVRPDQRLNDIVGSAYYVAPEVLHRSYNVEADMWSIGVITYILLCGSRPFFARTESGIFRSVVKAEPNLDGPPWPSVSPEAKDFVKRLLNKDHRKRMTAAQALTHPWLRNEKHDVPLDILVYKLVKSYVRATPLRRAALMALSKALTEDELVYLSAQFNLLEPKDGCVSLDNFKTALVKHSTIAMKESRVFDILEKMKPLAYTQMTFEEFSAAAISPHQLEALEQWETIANKAFQYFELEGNCVISVDALAQEMNVGESAHSTLNEWIRNSDGKLNFLGYTKFLHGLSTRSYNTRNLPVHSYMHHHNVGHCAP from the exons ATGGGTCATTGTTGTAGCAAAGGTTCCACCAGGAAAGATGACATTAAGCTTAAACcagccaacaacaacaacaacaacaaccatgacCACCAGAAACCACCATCTTCTCCGGGGGACACACCGAAATACTCATTTACCGGAAGTCCATGGCAGATGCCGTACCCGGAGGGAATCGGGTCAACTCAGTCACCGGCGATGACTCCCCGGAGAATGTTTAAATGGCCGTTTCCACCGCCGTCGCCGGCAAAACCCATCATGTCGGCGATAAGGAAACGACGGCAGAGTAAGAAAGGAACTCCGGCGACGGGGAAGTTGCCGGAAAATGAAGTGAAATCAAAAGAGAAGATAGTGTTGGATAAAAATTTTGGGTTTCAAAGGAATTTAAGGGCAAAATATGAGTTGGGAAAAGAAGTGggaaaagggcattttggtcatactTGTAGAGCTAAGTGTAAAAAAGGAGCTATGAAAAACCAAGCTGTTGCAGTTAAAATTATTTCAAAAGCTAAG ATGACAACGGCTATATCGATTGAAGATGTACGTAGGGAGGTCAAGCTATTGAAAAGCTTATCTGGGCATCAACACATGGTCCAGTTCTATGATGCATTTGAAGATGATCACAATGTGTATATAGTCATGGA ATTATGTGAAGGGGGAGAGCTTCTTGATAGAATATTATCCAG GGGTGGAAGATATACAGAAAAAGATGCTAAATCCATTGTAATGCAAATACTTAGTGTGTCTGCATTTACTCATCTTCAGGGCGTAGTGCATCGTGATTTAAAACCAGAG AACTTTCTCTTTAGTACAAAAGATGAAGATTCTCCAATGAAGGTTATAGATTTCGGTTTGTCTGATTTCGTTAGACCAG ATCAACGCCTAAATGATATAGTTGGCAGTGCTTACTATGTAGCGCCTGAAGTCTTGCACCGGTCATACAATGTAGAAGCCGACATGTGGAGTATTGGAGTTATAACGTATATATTATTATGCGGGAGCCGACCCTTTTTCGCTAGAACTGAATCGGGTATTTTTCGTTCAGTTGTAAAAGCTGAACCAAATCTTGACGGGCCGCCTTGGCCTTCTGTATCACCAGAAGCCAAAGACTTTGTCAAAAGACTCCTTAATAAGGATCATCGAAAACGAATGACTGCTGCTCAAGCTTTAA CTCATCCATGGTTAAGAAACGAAAAACACGACGTGCCTTTGGATATTTTGGTCTACAAGTTGGTCAAGTCATATGTTCGAGCCACTCCTTTAAGGCGTGCAGCACTCATG GCTCTTTCTAAAGCTTTGACTGAGGATGAACTGGTATACTTAAGTGCACAGTTTAATCTCTTGGAACCTAAAGATGGGTGTGTTTCTCTCGACAACTTTAAAACG GCACTTGTGAAACATTCGACTATTGCCATGAAAGAATCAAGAGTCTTCGATATTCTAGAAAAG ATGAAGCCACTGGCTTACACTCAAATGACATTTGAAGAGTTTTCTGCAGCTGCAATTAGTCCACATCAGCTTGAGGCTCTCGAACAATGGGAAACTATCGCAAATAAGGCTTTTCAATACTTCGAACTTGAAGGAAATTGTGTCATTTCTGTAGATGCATTAGCTCAG GAAATGAACGTGGGAGAATCAGCTCACTCGACACTAAATGAGTGGATAAGAAACAGCGACGGAAAACTTAATTTTCTTGGATACACCAAGTTTTTACATGGTTTGTCGACTCGCAGTTATAACACAAGAAAT TTGCCTGTTCATTCGTATATGCATCATCATAATGTTGGCCATTGCGCCCCATAA